From the genome of Rathayibacter sp. VKM Ac-2804:
ACACTGAACTCGGCCTGCTTACGCTGGCCTCTGTGTACAAGTCGTGGAACGAGCAGCGTTTACGAGGTGTGACGGACCTTCTCGAGAAGGAGACAACTACTCTCCGACCTACCGCAGCAGGCCTACTGTTTGTCCTGCTGATCAATAGAAACACGGATTACTCGCGAAGACTTCCATCTCCGCAAAACAAGCAGCAGTCAGATGAAATTTCCCGAGCGATCGCATTACCAACACTTGCTTTCGCGCATGGTTTGACGCAACACGCGAAGGCAAGCGAACGAGGCTTAGATCTATATAGGGGATGGGCTCTTGGTGAGCTTGCGCGGCGACTTGGGGAAGGTCTACATCGCGGTGCAGATGGAATCTGGATAGATCCCGAGTGGGAGCTGGCAGCTCGACTTCGGTTGCGTGAAGCTCTCGCTGGACGTTCCGCTTCAGGAATAGCGATAGACGAGGCGTTACTCCAGTATGAGGAGATTCGACCTGCTTTGAGCGCTCTGCACATCGCATTCGAGCGGCCCTCGAACACGCGCAGAATACGAAATGAGTTGCTCAGTTGGGCCGATCGAGGTGACGCATTGTGAGTATCCAGACGGTCGACATTCTCGAATGGCTGCGCACAGCGCTGAAGAATCACGAAGCACGAGAGTTTACTGATGAGGCACGATTACTCGCCGTGTGGCTTGCGGAGCGCGAAAAGTGGATTCCTATTATCAGTGAGGTCCTACAAGCGGAAGATGGGGTAGTTGTCGACTCGGTTGGCGCCGGTGCTGACTGGATTGACTGCGGGGCGATTCAAGTGGATGTCCCGGACCTAGTTTCGGCGGTGAGCTTCGTGCTCGACAGTTACAACACCCACAATGCGAACGCTGAGCTTCAGCTCGAGGTGATCGGAAATCGCGCGCGAGTAATTGGAGCACAGGAATATGTTGCCGTCAATGCCGCTCAGCGGGCCCTGCGTGACATCGCCACCGGCCTGTGTAGCATCCGGCTTCGCGAGTCGGAGCTGGTCGCTTTTGCTTATTCCGAGACTTCCTTCGAGCACGACCATACTCAGTTGATTTGGAACGTAGTCACGCGGCTCCCCGAGTTGCTCCAAATGGTCAACGGCTCGGTCATGCTCTTGTCCTGCGAAGGACAGCTCAACTTTGACATCCATTGCGAGGGAAATCCAAGTCTTCTCGCCCGAATTGGTTCAGAAGGCATTGCTTGGCGCAACACATGGGCTAAATCCTTGGTACCACTGGATACTGTGAGTAGGCAAAAACCGGAATCCATGCCTCTCCTTGTTCTCTTTCTAGGCGCTGGGGCAAGTGTGGGCTTCGGGCTCCCGTCAGGAGACAGGCTGCGAAACGAGGTCTTGGGCAGACTTACGGGCCGGACTGTTGACGAAAGTACTTTCGAAGAGGTTGCTCACGGCTGGTGGAAAGATCTGGCCGCTACGCAACAACTGACCGAGTTGGAACTTACGCTAGGCGAGCGCGTCTTTGTCGAGACACTAACTCTTGAAATGGTTCTCGAGCACGAGCAAGAGCAGGAGTCGCAACGATTCTCTAGTTCGCTTTCCAGTTTTGCGGAGTCGCACGATAAGATCGTCGAGAGCTTGCGAGCGCATCCTCCCCTAGACGATCCCTTGCGGTCCCTTGTCGCACTAAGGCAGCGTCTTGTACTGATCACGGTAAACTTCGATCAGGTCATCGAAGCGCGCTGCGGTCCCGGTGATGTTAGGAGCTTTTCAACCCAACACGAACTGGAAGGATTTCCCGCAGCACTTCAGGATTACATTCAGAACGGCGGACCAGTGCCCCTGCTGAAGATGCACGGTGATATCAAAAAGCCCGAAACAATTGTCGCAAACATCAGTCGGACGTCAGCGGGCTTAAATGAAGCTCGTTTCAGTGCGATTCGAAGTGTTATAGATGCGATGGCAGGGAGCCAATTCCGACCGTGGTGGTACGTGGGTTATAGCATGCGAGACAGGGACTTGGACACAGTATGGAAGGATCCAATCTTTTACAAGTTCCAAGAACGATGGGTTTCTCCATTTGCCGACCCGAACGTCTTGGCGTTTCTGCGTGCGTCTCGGGTGCAGGGTTGGACAGATGAACAACTGGTCATCAAAGATTTGAACGACCGGCTTATCACCTGGACTGCGGACGATTTCTTCCGGCAACTACAGCTCAAAGTTGGCCCAGGCTGGAATGCCAGAGGTCGCTTGGGCGGTGTTCCGCCCGGGCTGAATCCTTAGCCGCCGCACCCTGTGACTTTGACTTGCGCATCATTATATTGATGACCAATCTTTTTCGGCCGTTCGAACCGCGGCACGTCGATCGTGTAGGGCCTGATCACCCGATTAGTGGCTCGTTGCGTCTGGTTAGGGATAAGGGAGATCGCAAAGGGTTCAGCGATTACACGCCTGCCAGGGTGGTCAACCGCTGACGCGACGGCACCCTCGGCGCTAGTACCCGGTGCGGCCATTTGGCCGTGTTATACCCGTGCCTAGCGCGGGGGTCGTGATCGTTCTCGCCCGGATGCGGCCTCGCGCAATCCTGTGTTTGGGGTGGACGAGCGGCGCGTGATGGGCGACAAGGTGCTCGTCTGCACAAACCCATCGCTGGACTTACCCTGCTCGCGATCCGTCTCGACCGAGACGCGAGTGGCAGCCTCAACCGCGACCAGCGGAGAGCGAGGGCTTTCTGCGTCTCGATCTTCGTGACGGAGGGGCGTGGCCCGCGCGGTCGCTCGATTCGGTCCTGATGA
Proteins encoded in this window:
- a CDS encoding SIR2 family protein, encoding MSIQTVDILEWLRTALKNHEAREFTDEARLLAVWLAEREKWIPIISEVLQAEDGVVVDSVGAGADWIDCGAIQVDVPDLVSAVSFVLDSYNTHNANAELQLEVIGNRARVIGAQEYVAVNAAQRALRDIATGLCSIRLRESELVAFAYSETSFEHDHTQLIWNVVTRLPELLQMVNGSVMLLSCEGQLNFDIHCEGNPSLLARIGSEGIAWRNTWAKSLVPLDTVSRQKPESMPLLVLFLGAGASVGFGLPSGDRLRNEVLGRLTGRTVDESTFEEVAHGWWKDLAATQQLTELELTLGERVFVETLTLEMVLEHEQEQESQRFSSSLSSFAESHDKIVESLRAHPPLDDPLRSLVALRQRLVLITVNFDQVIEARCGPGDVRSFSTQHELEGFPAALQDYIQNGGPVPLLKMHGDIKKPETIVANISRTSAGLNEARFSAIRSVIDAMAGSQFRPWWYVGYSMRDRDLDTVWKDPIFYKFQERWVSPFADPNVLAFLRASRVQGWTDEQLVIKDLNDRLITWTADDFFRQLQLKVGPGWNARGRLGGVPPGLNP